From a single Pleurodeles waltl isolate 20211129_DDA chromosome 10, aPleWal1.hap1.20221129, whole genome shotgun sequence genomic region:
- the NXPH1 gene encoding neurexophilin-1, translated as MQTVYWYAVLLLQPTLYLVSCANLKNSGKSDLFKTGSSKSTLKHIWTESSKDLSISRLLSQTFHGKENETALDLRYDTPEPYTEQELWDWLRNSTDLQEPRPRAKRRPIVKTGKFKKMFGWGDFHSNIKTVKLNLLITGKIVDHGNGTFSVYFRHNSTGQGNVSVSLVPPTKIVEFDLAQQTVIDAKDSKSFNCRIEYEKVDKATKNTLCNYDPSKTCYQEQTQSHVSWLCSKPFKVICIYISFYSTDYKLVQKVCPDYNYHSDTPYFPSG; from the coding sequence GTCTCGTGTGCAAACTTGAAGAACAGTGGGAAGTCTGACCTTTTCAAAACAGGAAGCTCCAAATCCACACTAAAGCATATATGGACAGAAAGCAGCAAAGACTTGTCCATCAGCCGCCTCCTGTCACAGACTTTTCATGGTAAAGAAAATGAAACGGCTTTGGATCTGCGATACGACACCCCGGAACCTTACACCGAGCAAGAGCTCTGGGATTGGCTGAGGAACTCGACGGACCTGCAAGAGCCGCGGCCGCGGGCCAAGAGACGGCCCATCGTCAAGACGGGGAAATTCAAGAAAATGTTTGGATGGGGCGATTTTCATTCCAACATCAAGACAGTCAAGCTCAATCTCCTAATAACTGGAAAAATTGTTGATCATGGCAATGGGACGTTTAGCGTTTACTTCAGGCATAATTCCACAGGTCAGGGGAACGTCTCGGTCAGCTTGGTGCCCCCTACTAAGATAGTGGAGTTTGACTTGGCACAACAAACAGTGATTGATGCCAAAGATTCCAAGTCATTTAACTGTCGCATTGAGTATGAAAAAGTCGACAAAGCCACGAAGAATACGCTCTGCAACTACGACCCTTCGAAAACGTGCTACCAGGAGCAGACCCAAAGCCACGTGTCATGGCTCTGCTCCAAGCCTTTCAAAGTGATCTGCATCTACATTTCATTTTATAGTACCGATTATAAACTAGTACAGAAGGTGTGTCCTGATTACAATTATCACAGtgacacaccttacttcccttctGGTTGA